Proteins from a genomic interval of Triplophysa dalaica isolate WHDGS20190420 chromosome 13, ASM1584641v1, whole genome shotgun sequence:
- the unc93a gene encoding protein unc-93 homolog A, with protein MISRNTKNVLVVSFGFLLLFTAYGGLQSLQSSLNAEDGMGVISLSVIYAAIILSSMFLPPIMIKNLGCKWTIVISMACYVTYSFGNLSPGWASLMSTSAILGMGGSPLWSAKCTYLTISGNLQGQKDNKKGQDVINQYFGVFFFIFQSSAVWGNLMSSLIFGQDTNIVKIPEENLQFCGAALCMENFTATGNTTRPEKRLVDTLLGCYIGVGLLAIIFVAVFLDNIDRDQACEFRQNKGNKSFCSTFLATFTLLKDPKLLMLIPLTMYSGFEQSFLSSEYTKNYVTCALGIHYVGFVMICFGAANSLCSFAFGRLAAYTGRIALFCLAAGINLGCLLALLYWKPHPDELPVFFVFSALWGMADAVWQTQTNALYGVLFSEHKEAAFANYRMWESLGFVIAFAYSTYICLSTKIYIVLAVLALTMVTYLYVEYNEYKLPTAQVSYDVYNPEKADVKDMNEKYVKQTEI; from the exons ATGATAAGCCGAAACACCAAAAATGTCCTTGTGGTCTCTTTTGGATTTCTGCTCTTATTCACAGCATATGGAGGGCTGCAAAGTTTACAG AGCAGTCTGAACGCTGAAGATGGAATGGGCGTAATATCTCTCAGTGTCATTTATGCAGCTATTATTTTATCCTCCATGTTTCTGCCTCCCATTATGATCAAAAACCTGGGCTGTAAATGGACCATTGTTATTTCTATGGCCTGCTATGTGACATATTCTTTTGGAAACCTGTCGCCAGGATG GGCGAGTCTCATGAGCACCTCTGCCATACTGGGTATGGGAGGTTCACCGCTGTGGTCTGCGAAATGTACATATCTCACCATAAGTGGAAACCTTCAGGGCCAGAAAGACAACAAGAAAGGCCAGGATGTCATAAACCAATACTTTGGAgtctttttcttcatttttcaatCTTCTGCCGTGTGGGGAAACCTCATGTCATCGCTGATATTCGGACAAGATACAAACATAG TTAAAATCCCAGAGGAGAACCTGCAGTTCTGTGGTGCGGCGTTATGCATGGAGAATTTTACTGCCACTGGAAATACAACACGACCAGAAAAACGTCTAGTGGACACGCTGCTGGGCTGTTATATCG GTGTGGGGCTTCTGGCTATTATTTTTGTGGCAGTGTTCCTGGACAACATCGATAGAGATCAAGCTTGTGAATTTCGTCAAAACAAAGGAAACAAGTCCTTCTGCAGCACTTTTCTGGCTACCTTTACGCTTCTGAAAGATCCAAAACTGTTGATGCTCAttccattgaccatgtacagcGGGTTTGAACAAAGTTTCCTCTCTAGTGAATACACAAAG AACTATGTCACCTGTGCGTTGGGGATACATTATGTTGGTTTTGTGATGATCTGCTTCGGGGCTGCAAATTCTCTCTGTTCGTTTGCTTTTGGACGACTGGCAGCGTACACGGGAAGAATTGCCCTCTTCTGCTTGG CTGCAGGGATAAATCTGGGCTGCTTACTGGCTTTGTTGTACTGGAAACCTCATCCAGATGAGTTGCCCgtgttctttgtgttttctgctCTGTGGGGTATGGCAGATGCTGTGTGGCAAACACAAACCAACG CACTGTATGGTGTTCTCTTTTCCGAACATAAAGAAGCTGCGTTTGCAAACTACCGCATGTGGGAATCGCTGGGATTTGTTATAGCCTTCGCATATAGCACATACATCTGTCTGTCTACTAAGATTTACATTGTTCTGGCTGTTCTGGCGCTTACTATGGTAACTTACCTTTACGTTGAGTACAATGAGTACAAGCTTCCAACTGCACAAGTGAGCTATGATGTGTATAATCCAGAAAAGGCTGACGTAAAAGATATGAATGAGAAATATGTTAAGCAGACAGAGATATAA
- the ttll2 gene encoding probable tubulin polyglutamylase TTLL2 — protein MAAREHGFAPLVFRLHGGAPQVIREVLLERGWEEYDEQKQEEGDWNLYWRTSAFRNSDYENILPWQRLNHHPKMIHITRKDCLTRHLRRMKSAHGAASYDFSPAAFTLPNEYTKFLAAYVRNRTAGKPRYWICKPVDLSRGRGIFLFDNIKDLTYDSPVIIQRYISNPLLISGYKFDLRIYVCVKSFSPLIIYMHQEGLVRFATEKYNLVSLDNVYAHLTNTSINKFGLCYTADKERVGRGCKWTMNKFRSFLHNQGVNELLLWRKISNIVILTLLTAAPSVPSSPNCLELLGFDILIDTSFKPWLLEVNYSPALSLDCPADVTVKKGLINDIIDLMNYRMIDGFRQKGDIRRYMRSCTGSHYILTKIPPAFLLSKTSSAQRRWQKVCAKRKNITFPSIKTTISSRHKQTRIHHYQMSDVSHDDEEINVEVESDDCELTTLRRVRQSSSNVASTVCKLPALYINHKSPTVRYNRPSQDRSIPPSRVGDFILTFPFNEVTWNASRDDVGVKSVVHEIQKLTSRLASSFSGKERTNMDQRVAVRDRFEALLWGPKNPPLLSECCALKSQ, from the coding sequence ATGGCAGCGAGGGAACATGGCTTTGCTCCCCTGGTGTTCCGGCTGCACGGAGGAGCTCCGCAGGTGATACGAGAGGTACTGCTGGAGCGTGGATGGGAGGAATACGACGAACAAAAACAGGAGGAAGGAGATTGGAACCTTTACTGGAGAACGTCTGCCTTCCGAAACTCAGATTATGAAAACATCCTGCCCTGGCAGAGACTAAACCACCATCCCAAAATGATCCACATCACACGCAAGGACTGTCTGACACGACACTTGAGAAGAATGAAGAGTGCTCACGGCGCCGCCTCATACGACTTCAGTCCCGCTGCCTTTACCTTGCCAAACGAATACACCAAGTTTTTAGCGGCGTACGTTAGGAATCGTACAGCTGGAAAACCTCGGTACTGGATTTGTAAACCAGTCGATCTATCAAGAGGAAGAGGAATATTTCTGTTTGACAATATTAAAGACTTAACCTACGACTCTCCGGTAATCATACAGAGATACATCAGTAACCCTCTTCTCATTTCCGGCTACAAATTCGACCTGCGTATCTATGTCTGCGTAAAAAGCTTCTCTCCTCTCATCATCTACATGCACCAAGAAGGCCTAGTGCGCTTTGCCACAGAAAAATACAACCTCGTCTCTTTAGACAATGTATACGCTCACTTGACAAACACCAGCATCAATAAGTTCGGACTGTGCTACACCGCAGACAAAGAACGAGTGGGAAGAGGATGCAAGTGGACCATGAACAAATTTCGCAGCTTTCTTCACAACCAAGGCGTTAATGAACTTCTCCTGTGGCGTAAGATCAGTAACATTGTCATATTAACTCTCCTCACAGCTGCTCCGTCCGTTCCCTCCAGCCCAAACTGTCTGGAGCTGTTGGGGTTTGACATCCTCATTGACACCAGCTTTAAGCCGTGGCTCTTGGAGGTGAATTACAGTCCCGCGCTCTCATTGGACTGCCCCGCAGACGTGACGGTCAAGAAAGGGCTGATCAATGACATCATCGACCTCATGAACTACAGGATGATTGACGGTTTCAGACAGAAAGGAGACATCAGGAGATATATGAGATCATGCACAGGGAGCCATTACATACTGACAAAAATCCCTCCAGCGTTTCTACTATCAAAGACATCTTCAGCTCAAAGAAGATGGCAAAAAGTCTGTGCCAAAAGAAAGAACATTACTTTCCCAAGTATAAAAACGACCATTTCCAGTAGGCATAAACAGACTCGTATTCATCATTATCAAATGTCTGATGTCTCTCATGATGATGAGGAAATAAACGTTGAGGTCGAATCAGATGACTGTGAACTCACAACACTAAGAAGAGTGAGACAGTCGTCTAGTAATGTGGCATCCACTGTATGCAAGTTACCTGCTCTTTACATAAATCACAAGTCGCCGACAGTACGTTACAACCGTCCATCTCAGGACAGAAGTATTCCTCCTTCTCGTGTTGGCGACTTCATACTGACGTTCCCATTTAACGAGGTGACGTGGAACGCGTCTCGGGATGATGTGGGTGTGAAGAGTGTTGTGCATGAGATACAAAAGCTCACAAGTCGACTCGCCTCTTCTTTTAGTGGAAAAGAAAGGACTAACATGGACCAACGTGTTGCCGTCAGGGACAGATTTGAGGCTTTACTCTGGGGCCCGAAAAACCCACCTCTTCTCAGCGAATGTTGTgccttaaagtcccagtga